The following are encoded together in the Bactrocera neohumeralis isolate Rockhampton chromosome 6, APGP_CSIRO_Bneo_wtdbg2-racon-allhic-juicebox.fasta_v2, whole genome shotgun sequence genome:
- the LOC126761568 gene encoding endocuticle structural glycoprotein SgAbd-8 encodes MPSVQLTVVICCFFGSALAVPRGYPKGGPPAPPPRPPAPPSGGYSYPPPSGGGGSFGGGGGGGAPGAGSEIPIIKLESKVNIDGSYQYEYETGNGINAQESGYVKNADDPCNAVLTAEGSFSYTSPEGQSFLVTYTADENGFQPQGDHLPTPPPIPPEIQDALDKIAAGGGHPGDGGDSGSGCPNGGGGGCPSSCNGGGGPPAPNPGYLY; translated from the exons ATGCCAAGCGTGCAg TTGACAGTTGTGATTTGTTGCTTTTTCGGGAGCGCTTTGGCGGTACCACGTGGTTATCCAAAAGGTGGTCCACCGGCACCGCCACCAAGACCACCAGCACCACCTAGTGGAGGCTATTCGTATCCGCCGCCGAGCGGTGGTGGTGGTTCTtttggtggcggtggtggtggtggtgcacCCGGTGCTGGTTCTGAGATACCAATCATCAAATTGGAGTCCAAAGTTAACATCGACGGTTCATATCAA TACGAATATGAAACCGGTAACGGCATTAATGCACAGGAGTCCGGTTATGTGAAAAACGCCGATGATCCTTGTAATGCAGTTTTAACTGCGGAGGGCTCCTTCTCCTACACCAGCCCGGAGGGTCAATCATTCCTTGTCACCTACACAGCCGATGAGAATGGGTTTCAACCGCAAGGCGATCATTTGCCCACACCACCACCGATACCGCCAGAGATACAAGATGCATTGGATAAGATTGCTGCTGGTGGCGGACATCCTGGTGATGGTGGTGATAGCGGTAGCGGTTGTCCTaatggcggtggcggtggctgTCCTTCTAGCTGCAATGGAGGTGGTGGCCCACCTGCTCCAAATCCTGGTTATCTTTATTAG